A stretch of the Corythoichthys intestinalis isolate RoL2023-P3 chromosome 22, ASM3026506v1, whole genome shotgun sequence genome encodes the following:
- the ccn2b gene encoding CCN family member 2b, with protein sequence MSVETSATFSVLLIIISSTMAQECSQPCACPADPPPCPVGTSLVLDGCGCCKVCARQLGEPCNLLEPCDHHKELYCDYALLSDTDTGICMAQEGLPCDLGGVIYHSGESFQPSCKHQCVCMNGEIGCVPTCPGNVRLPSPDCPYPRRINIPGKCCEEWVCDQTPQDHLYESVMGGASQIHPLPSSQAIPGFREVPVHGPQPESPRDNCIVQTTEWSECSASCGMGVSSRITNDNQRCQLERQTRVCLIRPCDTQQEKEIKRGKKCVRTPKAQRGMHFELSGCTSTRLYKPKFCGVCTDNRCCTPHTTITAEVEFRCPEGDVFRKKMMFIKTCSCHFDCPRDNDIFLASNTRRMIGDYDHNM encoded by the exons ATGTCTGTGGAAACTTCAGCAACTTTCTCTGTTCTTCTGATCATAATCTCATCG ACAATGGCCCAGGAGTGCTCACAGCCCTGCGCCTGCCCTGCAGACCCCCCTCCCTGCCCAGTGGGTACCAGCTTGGTACTCGATGGCTGCGGTTGCTGTAAAGTGTGTGCCAGGCAATTAGGAGAGCCCTGCAATCTTCTCGAGCCCTGCGACCACCACAAGGAGCTCTACTGTGACTACGCACTGCTGAGTGACACAGACACTGGCATCTGCATGG CTCAAGAAGGTCTGCCGTGTGACCTGGGTGGAGTCATCTACCACAGCGGGGAATCCTTCCAACCAAGCTGTAAACACCAATGCGTGTGTATGAATGGCGAGATCGGATGTGTGCCGACGTGTCCCGGTAACGTCAGGTTGCCGTCCCCCGACTGTCCGTACCCTCGCCGCATCAACATTCCGGGAAAGTGCTGTGAGGAGTGGGTGTGTGACCAGACGCCTCAGGACCACCTCTATGAGTCAGTGATGGGTG GAGCCTCTCAGATTCATCCACTGCCTTCTTCACAAGCCATCCCAGGATTCAGAGAGGTGCCCGTTCACGGGCCACAACCAGAGAGTCCCAGAGATAACTGTATAGTCCAAACGACAGAGTGGAGCGAGTGCTCGGCCAGCTGTGGCATGGGGGTCTCATCCCGCATTACTAACGACAACCAGCGCTGTCAGCTGGAAAGACAGACAAGGGTCTGTTTGATTCGACCCTGTGACACCCAGcaggagaaagaaattaag cgAGGCAAGAAATGCGTGCGGACACCTAAGGCCCAAAGAGGGATGCACTTCGAGTTGTCAGGCTGTACCAGCACCAGGCTATACAAACCAAAGTTCTGCGGCGTTTGTACGGACAACCGATGCTGCACGCCTCACACAACCATCACCGCTGAGGTGGAGTTCCGCTGCCCAGAGGGAGACGTgtttaggaaaaaaatgatgttcaTCAAAACGTGCTCTTGCCACTTTGACTGTCCGCGGGACAATGACATCTTCCTAGCTTCCAACACACGGAGGATGATCGGTGACTATGACCACAACATGTGA